TAAAGCCTGACTCTGAGAGCTGTTTATCACTATGCTATCCCGCTATGAATAAAACTGCAACTGAACTGCCCTCGTTAACCATAGCCTTGTGTGCTGGGGAGGCGTCCGGTGACTTGCTTGGCGCCCATCTGATGAATGCCATACGTGCCCGTTATCCAAATGTGCAGTTTGTGGGTATCGGTGGGCCGCGTATGCTTGCTGCAGGTATTCGCAGTTTATATGATCAGGAAAAGCTGGCGGTACGTGGTTTTGTAGAAGTTGTAAAAAAACTTCCGGAAATTCTGGCCATTCGCCGAGGCCTAATTCATGCACTGAAAACGATTCGACCGCAGGTGTTTGTAGGAATAGATGCACCGGATTTTAATCTGGGTGTGGCAGAAAGTTTAAAACATGCCGGTATTGCCACTGTGCATTATGTTAGCCCGTCTGTGTGGGCCTGGCGGCGCAAGCGTGTAAAAAAAATCGTCAGACAAGTTGATGAAGTGCTGTGTTTGTTTCCGATGGAACCGGAATTATATCGACAAGCAGGCGGGCGAGCGCGTTTTGTAGGTCATCCATTGGCGCAGACATTGCCGTTGCAGGTTGATCGTCAGGCCAGACGCCAGCAATTGAAACTACCTGAGCAGGCTCCGGTATTTGTATTAATGCCGGGTAGTCGGGTGAGTGAAATTGATTTTATGGCGCCATTGTTTTTACAGGCAGCCGAAATCATCCGCCAGCGCTATCCGCAGGCTGAGTTTTTAATGCCATTGGCTACTGCGGCAACGCGGCAGCGGATGCAAACTTTGCTGGCGCAGCCGGCATGGCAAAAACTGCCAGTACGTTTGATGTCTGCACATGCGGAAATGGCATGTCAGGCTGCTGATGTGACTCTGGTAACCAGTGGTACGGCTACGCTAGAAGTAGCCTTGTGTCAGTGTCCAATGGTAATCAGTTATAAGATATCGCCATTAACCTATGCTTATGTAAAACATAAAATTAAAGTGCCTTATGTTGGGTTGCCTAATATTTTGTTAGACAGAGGCGTGGTGCCGGAGCTCTTACAGGGAAATGCTACTCCGCAGAAGCTGGCTCAGGCGGTGATCCATTGGTATGAATCGCCAAAGGAAATTGAAAGCTTGCGAACAGATTTTTTGGCACTGCATCAGCAGTTGCGTTTGAACACTGACGAACTAGCTGCACAGGCTGTGCTCCAGCACGCTATGGGGCAGGTATGAGCTTCGATTTAGGTATATTACCCGCTCATGCCGGTGTGGACGAAGCTGGACGTGGCCCTTTAGTGGGCAGTGTTTATGCCGCAGCCGTGATTCTGCCGGCAAATTATGATTTACCCGGTCTCACTGATTCCAAAAAATTATCTGAAAAAAAACGTGATGAGCTGGCGATACAGATTAAACAACAGGCAACTGCATGGTCTGTAGCCGCAGCCGATGTCAGTGAAATTCATCAGTATAATATTCTGTTTGCCACTATGCGCGCGATGGCTCGTGCGGTGATGAATTTGCATACTGTTCCTAGCAAAGTCTGGATAGATGGCAATCGCATACCTACTGATTTAACCTTGCCGGCAGAAGCTGTAGTAAAAGGGGATTTGAAAATAGCTGCTGTGTCGGCAGCTTCGATTCTGGCTAAAACGGCACGGGATGCAGAAATGTATGCGTTGCACCAGCAATACCCTCAATATGGTTTTGACCGGCACAAGGGCTATGGTACGGCCGCACATTTGGCTGCTCTCCGGCAATTTGGGGTATTACCCCAGCATCGTCAGGATTTTGCACCTGTAAAAGCTTTACTGCTACAGGGTAAATGCTTTGTAGAAATCTAATTTTTTTAGGTTTGATTTTGTCTGGTGATATGGGAATTACTGGTGGCAAAAAAAGTCTGAGACACTGCCTATAATTGCAAGCTTGATAAGCGGAATAGTTGAAACAATATTTCTGGCGGCAAATAAAAAAACGCTTTCTATTTCAGAAAACGTTTTTTGGTGCTAATCAATTCAGTATCAGTCCACAAACTGTTTTTTAATTCGCTCACGCCTTTCCTGTGCTTCGACAGACAGAGTTGCAGTCGGTCGAGCCAGTAAGCGTTTCAGGCCGATAGGTTCACCGGTATCTTGACAGAAGCCATAATCCCCTTCATCCAGTTGACGTAAAGAGGCTTGAATTTTGCTAAGTAGTTTGCGTTCGCGGTCACGGGTACGCAGCTCCAGAGCATATTCTTCTTCCAGTGTCGCACGGTCTGCCGGATCTGGAGTGGTAGATTGTTCCTGCAAATGACCGGCAGTATTATTGGCATTGTGAATCAGCTCATCCTGAAGTTTCAGCAGCAAATCACGGAAGAAGGCTTGATGTTCTTCATTCATGTACTCTTCTTCAGGGCCGTTCCAGGCTTGGATGTCTTGTTCAGTGAGTTTAGCCATTATACAGTCTTTCTTTTGCGTAGCTCATTTAAGCAATTAGCTCAGGAATTGACAACTAGCTCTGTTTTTGAACGACATAATCCAGTTGTCAGGCTGTTAAAAAAGTTCGGGCATGATAGCATGTTTTTATAATCTATTCGTAAATTTGCATTAGACAACACTATCCACTAATCAGCCAGTATGAAATTTTATTTGCTGCCAGCGGTAACCACCAATCTAGACATAGCCATAATACAATTAGAATCACTGTCGCAGAAAAATCATATTTACCTAAGCGCAGTACAGCAAAAGGGCGGGTAAGAGGGGTGAAAATGCGCTGTAGGGTCAATAAAAGCACTGAATATGGCTTGCACAGGCTTAAAAACATTCGTAATACCAGACCGATGAACAACGCGTAACACATGGCTCTGAGTGAAAACAGAACACTGGAAAATAAACTGGCTGCTATGCTACGCATATCTGGCTGTGTCCAGCCGAAAGTGGTAATGAGATTAATAACGGAAGCCAGAAAATAAATAATTAGGGTAGCCACAACGCAGGCGATATCCCATCTCCCTAGAGGTGGCACGATTCTGCGTAAAGGACGTATTAGCCAATTGGTTGTTCGTACACTGAATTGCGCCAGCGGATGTAAAAAAGGCAAATTTCCCCACTGTAGCAAAAGCCGTGCCCAGCACATGATGGCTAGGGCACTGGCTAACAGAAAAATAGTTTTACTGATCACAAGTTACCTTAAGGAGCTAGTTGTTGTTGCATTTCTTCTGCACGGGCAACACTGGCTGCCACGCCATCAGCCACAACTTTTGATAGCTGATGCTGGTCGAATACTGATGTGGCGGCAAAAGTGGTTCCCCCTTTGGAGGTGACATTTTTCTGTAACTGCACAAATTCAGTACCAGACTGTTCTGCCAGTGAAACTGCACCTTTGAATGTGCCCAGACTTAATTGATGAGCTTCTTTTGTGCTGAATCCTTGTTGTATGGCAGCCTGTTGTAAAGCATTAAGAAAATAGAATACATATGCTGGGCCACTGCCACTTATGCCAGCAATACGGTTAATGGCGCTTTCTTCGTCCAGCCAAACCACTTCTCCAGTGGTATGCATAATGTTTTCGGCCAGATTTTTATCTGCTGTATCAATATTAGATGGTGCGTACAAACCGGAAATACCTAGGCCAATCTGACAGGGTGTATTAGGCATAATGCGGATGATGCGGTGGTGATTTTGAAGAAACTGGCTCAATGTGTTGATGGTTAATCCGGCAGCGATACTCAGCACTAAAGCACCGTTTAACTCAATACCGGCAGTTGACTGCTGCATATCCTGTGGTTTAACTGCCAGTACAAGTACGTCATCAGCATTCAGGCTAGGTAATTTTTCACTACACCTAACCTGATAACAGCTGCTCAAATGTTGGCGTTTTTCCAGATTACGGTCAATCACTTCGATATCATAGCCGCCTTGTTTGCTCATTCCTGCAACGATGGCTGTTGCCATATTACCGCCACCCAGAAAATAAATACTCATTTCATTTCCTCTTTTTATTTATAAATATTAACAATTTGAATTCAACAATATTCCAGGCTTGAAGCGAATGAATATTGAATATGTAATTCAATATTATATTCAAGATTTCTTGATACCGGTAAATGATTAAAGAGAGTTGTGGACTGAATAATCAGTCTTAAAGTTGTGCGTAGTTTTGCCAACAATATAATTTTATTTGATAATTTCAAAGCTAAATACTATTTAAAATTACTACATAAGTTGGAATTTATTTAAGCTATATGTTAAATATATTATCTAATCTGATAAATAATGATAAATAAAGGTATTTATGTTGATAATAAATTCACAGCTAAGTAAAACCGGACGTTGTCTACTCGTGGCATGGGTTGTAGG
This portion of the Snodgrassella alvi genome encodes:
- the lpxB gene encoding lipid-A-disaccharide synthase, giving the protein MNKTATELPSLTIALCAGEASGDLLGAHLMNAIRARYPNVQFVGIGGPRMLAAGIRSLYDQEKLAVRGFVEVVKKLPEILAIRRGLIHALKTIRPQVFVGIDAPDFNLGVAESLKHAGIATVHYVSPSVWAWRRKRVKKIVRQVDEVLCLFPMEPELYRQAGGRARFVGHPLAQTLPLQVDRQARRQQLKLPEQAPVFVLMPGSRVSEIDFMAPLFLQAAEIIRQRYPQAEFLMPLATAATRQRMQTLLAQPAWQKLPVRLMSAHAEMACQAADVTLVTSGTATLEVALCQCPMVISYKISPLTYAYVKHKIKVPYVGLPNILLDRGVVPELLQGNATPQKLAQAVIHWYESPKEIESLRTDFLALHQQLRLNTDELAAQAVLQHAMGQV
- the rnhB gene encoding ribonuclease HII → MSFDLGILPAHAGVDEAGRGPLVGSVYAAAVILPANYDLPGLTDSKKLSEKKRDELAIQIKQQATAWSVAAADVSEIHQYNILFATMRAMARAVMNLHTVPSKVWIDGNRIPTDLTLPAEAVVKGDLKIAAVSAASILAKTARDAEMYALHQQYPQYGFDRHKGYGTAAHLAALRQFGVLPQHRQDFAPVKALLLQGKCFVEI
- the dksA gene encoding RNA polymerase-binding protein DksA; this encodes MAKLTEQDIQAWNGPEEEYMNEEHQAFFRDLLLKLQDELIHNANNTAGHLQEQSTTPDPADRATLEEEYALELRTRDRERKLLSKIQASLRQLDEGDYGFCQDTGEPIGLKRLLARPTATLSVEAQERRERIKKQFVD
- a CDS encoding YggT family protein — encoded protein: MISKTIFLLASALAIMCWARLLLQWGNLPFLHPLAQFSVRTTNWLIRPLRRIVPPLGRWDIACVVATLIIYFLASVINLITTFGWTQPDMRSIAASLFSSVLFSLRAMCYALFIGLVLRMFLSLCKPYSVLLLTLQRIFTPLTRPFAVLRLGKYDFSATVILIVLWLCLDWWLPLAANKISYWLISG
- the proC gene encoding pyrroline-5-carboxylate reductase, with the protein product MSIYFLGGGNMATAIVAGMSKQGGYDIEVIDRNLEKRQHLSSCYQVRCSEKLPSLNADDVLVLAVKPQDMQQSTAGIELNGALVLSIAAGLTINTLSQFLQNHHRIIRIMPNTPCQIGLGISGLYAPSNIDTADKNLAENIMHTTGEVVWLDEESAINRIAGISGSGPAYVFYFLNALQQAAIQQGFSTKEAHQLSLGTFKGAVSLAEQSGTEFVQLQKNVTSKGGTTFAATSVFDQHQLSKVVADGVAASVARAEEMQQQLAP